The following are encoded in a window of Variovorax paradoxus genomic DNA:
- a CDS encoding FAD-binding oxidoreductase: MNAPTSTSHLMPALHLRDVPAALIDGLKARFGDNCSTAMAVRTQHGRDESSFDAPPPSAVVFAESTQDVADAVKLASEHSVPVIPFGVGSSLEGHLLAVQGGISIDVSRMNQVLSINADDLTVTVQPGVTRKQLNEEIKSTGLFFPIDPGADASIGGMTATRASGTNAVRYGTMRENVLALEVVTAAGEVIRTGTRAKKSSAGYDLTRLMVGSEGTLGVVTEVTLRIYPLPEAVSAAICSFPSIEAAVRTTIETIQLGVPIARVELIDVNTVRMVNAYAKLNLREEPMLLMEFHGSPAGVKEQAETVQELASGHGGNAFEWASTPEERTRLWTARHNSYFAAVQSRPGCRVISTDTCVPISRLADCLLDSVAEADASGIPYFLVGHVGDGNFHFGYLLDPNIPEERVKAEELNHKLVTRALALEGTCTGEHGVGLHKMDFLVTEAGVGAIDMMRTIKRALDPKNIMNPGKIFSL, encoded by the coding sequence ATGAACGCCCCGACTTCCACCTCGCACCTGATGCCGGCGCTCCATCTGCGCGATGTGCCCGCAGCCCTGATCGACGGGCTGAAGGCGCGCTTTGGCGACAACTGTTCCACGGCGATGGCGGTGCGCACGCAGCACGGGCGCGACGAGTCGTCGTTCGACGCACCGCCGCCCTCGGCCGTGGTGTTCGCCGAAAGCACGCAGGACGTGGCCGATGCCGTGAAGCTGGCCAGCGAACACAGCGTGCCGGTCATTCCCTTCGGCGTGGGCTCTTCGCTCGAAGGCCACCTGCTCGCGGTGCAAGGCGGCATCAGCATCGACGTGTCGCGCATGAACCAGGTGCTGTCGATCAACGCCGACGACCTCACGGTGACGGTGCAGCCGGGCGTCACGCGCAAGCAGCTCAACGAAGAGATCAAGAGCACGGGCCTGTTCTTCCCCATCGACCCGGGCGCCGACGCCTCCATCGGCGGCATGACGGCCACGCGCGCGAGCGGCACGAATGCGGTGCGCTACGGCACGATGCGCGAGAACGTGCTGGCGCTCGAAGTGGTGACGGCAGCGGGTGAAGTGATCCGCACCGGCACGCGCGCGAAGAAGTCGTCCGCAGGTTATGACCTCACGCGCCTCATGGTGGGCAGCGAAGGCACGCTGGGCGTGGTCACCGAGGTCACGCTGCGCATCTACCCGCTGCCCGAGGCCGTGTCGGCCGCCATCTGCTCGTTCCCGAGCATCGAGGCGGCGGTGCGCACCACCATCGAGACCATCCAGCTCGGCGTGCCGATTGCGCGCGTGGAACTGATCGACGTGAACACGGTGCGCATGGTCAATGCCTACGCCAAGTTGAACCTGCGCGAAGAGCCTATGCTGCTGATGGAATTCCACGGCTCGCCGGCCGGCGTGAAGGAGCAGGCCGAGACGGTGCAGGAACTGGCCAGCGGCCACGGCGGCAACGCCTTCGAATGGGCCAGCACGCCGGAAGAACGCACGCGCCTGTGGACCGCGCGGCACAACAGCTACTTCGCGGCCGTCCAGTCGCGCCCGGGCTGCCGCGTGATCTCCACCGACACCTGCGTGCCGATCTCGCGCCTGGCCGATTGCCTGCTCGACTCGGTGGCCGAAGCCGATGCCAGCGGCATCCCCTACTTCCTCGTCGGCCACGTGGGCGACGGCAACTTCCACTTCGGCTACCTGCTCGATCCGAACATCCCCGAAGAGCGCGTGAAGGCCGAGGAGCTCAATCACAAGTTGGTGACTCGTGCGCTGGCGCTCGAAGGCACCTGCACGGGCGAGCACGGCGTGGGCCTGCACAAGATGGACTTCCTGGTGACCGAAGCGGGCGTGGGCGCGATCGACATGATGCGCACGATCAAGCGCGCGCTCGATCCGAAGAACATCATGAACCCGGGCAAGATCTTCAGCCTCTGA